One Amycolatopsis sp. NBC_00355 genomic window carries:
- the uvrB gene encoding excinuclease ABC subunit UvrB, producing the protein MAFATEHPVLAQSDFRPVSEIPREGGRFEVVSDYQPAGDQPAAIDELERRVNAGEKDVVLLGATGTGKSATTAWLIERVQRPTLVMAPNKTLAAQLANELRELFPHNAVEYFVSYYDYYQPEAYIAQTDTYIEKDSSINDDVERLRHSATMNLLSRRDVIVVASVSCIYGLGTPQSYLDRSSKLKVGEQLDRDVFLRALVDVQYTRNDIAFARGTFRARGDTVEIIPAYEELAIRVEFFGDEIEKLYYLHPLTGDIVKEVDEVRIFPATHYVAGPERMEKAIKSIEQELEDRLAELERQGKLLEAQRLRMRTAYDIEMMRQVGFCSGIENYSRHIDGRGAGTAPATLIDYFPDDFLLVIDESHQTVPQIGGMYEGDMSRKRNLVEYGFRLPSAVDNRPLTWEEFSDRIGQTVYLSATPGPFEMGQAGGEFVEQVIRPTGLVDPKVVVKPTEGQIDDLVHEIRERAEKDERVLVTTLTKKMSEDLTDYLLELGIRVRYLHSEVDTLRRVELLRQLRAGDYDVLVGINLLREGLDLPEVSLVAILDADKEGFLRSGTSLIQTIGRAARNVSGEVHMYADKITDSMRHAIDETDRRREKQVAYNVARGVDPQPLRKKIADILDRVYSEAEDTEHVSVGGSGRNSSRGKKPEQGDRVRSSGMLVDKDVSAMPRAQLADLIQQMTDQMMQAARDLQFELAARLRDEVQDLKKELRGMDAAGIK; encoded by the coding sequence GTGGCTTTCGCAACCGAACACCCCGTGCTGGCGCAGTCCGACTTCCGGCCCGTCTCGGAGATCCCCCGGGAAGGCGGCCGGTTCGAGGTCGTCAGCGACTACCAGCCCGCCGGTGACCAGCCGGCGGCCATCGACGAGCTCGAACGGCGCGTCAACGCCGGCGAGAAGGACGTCGTGCTCCTGGGCGCCACCGGTACCGGCAAGTCGGCGACCACAGCGTGGCTGATCGAGCGCGTCCAGCGGCCGACACTGGTGATGGCGCCGAACAAGACCCTCGCCGCGCAGCTGGCGAACGAGCTGCGCGAGCTGTTCCCGCACAACGCGGTCGAGTACTTCGTCAGCTACTACGACTACTACCAGCCCGAGGCGTACATCGCGCAGACGGACACCTACATCGAGAAGGACTCGTCGATCAACGACGACGTCGAGCGGCTGCGGCACTCGGCGACGATGAACCTGCTGTCCCGGCGGGACGTCATCGTGGTCGCGAGTGTGTCCTGCATCTACGGCCTGGGCACGCCGCAGTCCTACCTCGACCGGTCCTCGAAGCTGAAGGTCGGCGAACAGCTGGACCGCGACGTCTTCCTGCGCGCGCTGGTGGACGTGCAGTACACCCGCAACGACATCGCGTTCGCGCGCGGCACGTTCCGCGCGCGCGGCGACACGGTCGAGATCATCCCGGCGTACGAGGAGCTCGCGATCCGCGTCGAGTTCTTCGGTGACGAGATCGAGAAGCTGTACTACCTGCACCCGCTGACCGGCGACATCGTCAAGGAGGTCGACGAGGTCCGGATCTTCCCGGCGACGCACTACGTCGCCGGCCCGGAGCGCATGGAGAAGGCGATCAAGAGCATCGAGCAGGAGCTCGAAGATCGCCTGGCGGAGCTGGAGAGGCAGGGCAAGCTGCTGGAGGCGCAGCGGCTGCGGATGCGCACGGCCTACGACATCGAGATGATGCGGCAGGTCGGGTTCTGCTCCGGCATCGAGAACTACTCGCGGCACATCGACGGCCGCGGCGCGGGCACGGCGCCGGCGACGCTGATCGACTACTTCCCGGACGACTTCCTGCTGGTCATCGACGAGTCGCACCAGACCGTCCCGCAGATCGGCGGGATGTACGAAGGTGACATGTCGCGCAAGCGCAACCTGGTCGAGTACGGCTTCCGGCTGCCGAGCGCCGTCGACAACCGGCCGCTGACCTGGGAGGAGTTCTCCGACCGGATCGGGCAGACGGTGTACCTGTCGGCGACACCGGGGCCGTTCGAGATGGGCCAGGCGGGTGGCGAGTTCGTCGAGCAGGTGATCCGGCCGACCGGCCTGGTCGACCCGAAGGTGGTCGTGAAGCCCACCGAGGGCCAGATCGACGACCTGGTGCACGAGATCCGGGAGCGCGCGGAGAAGGACGAGCGCGTCCTGGTCACCACACTGACGAAGAAGATGTCCGAGGACCTCACGGACTACCTGCTGGAGCTGGGCATCCGGGTGCGCTACCTGCACTCCGAGGTGGACACGCTGCGCCGGGTGGAGCTGCTGCGGCAGCTGCGGGCGGGCGACTACGACGTGCTGGTCGGCATCAACCTCCTGCGGGAGGGCCTCGACCTGCCGGAGGTGTCGCTGGTGGCGATCCTCGACGCGGACAAGGAAGGCTTCCTGCGCAGCGGGACGTCGCTGATCCAGACGATCGGCCGCGCGGCGCGCAACGTGTCGGGCGAGGTGCACATGTACGCCGACAAGATCACCGACTCGATGCGGCACGCGATCGACGAGACCGACCGCCGCCGCGAGAAGCAGGTCGCCTACAACGTCGCGCGCGGGGTCGACCCGCAGCCGCTGCGGAAGAAGATCGCCGACATCCTCGACCGGGTCTACAGCGAGGCGGAGGACACCGAGCACGTCTCGGTCGGCGGTTCGGGCCGCAACTCCTCGCGCGGCAAGAAGCCGGAGCAGGGTGACCGGGTGCGCAGCTCCGGGATGCTGGTCGACAAGGACGTCTCGGCGATGCCGCGCGCCCAGCTCGCGGACCTGATCCAGCAGATGACCGACCAGATGATGCAGGCGGCCCGTGACCTGCAGTTCGAGCTGGCGGCGCGGCTGCGGGACGAGGTCCAGGACCTGAAGAAGGAGCTGCGCGGAATGGACGCGGCCGGCATCAAGTAG
- a CDS encoding carboxymuconolactone decarboxylase family protein, which yields MTEPMDQLHDRGRATFAELVDGGEARLDALFATVPALGELAVGTVYGHLHERPALDARTREAATLAAIVAAGMVGPPLSVHLRTGLAAGLSPAEVGEVVVQTAAFAGFPRAVSAADQLNRLFEGHGLPIPPPPSAREVVLGYLEAPGAEVAGVLAEFPRTEVQATGPDRVLVSCFGTGPAPGAVVHCVVAGGEVAFATVFRPR from the coding sequence ATGACCGAGCCGATGGACCAGCTGCACGACCGCGGCCGGGCCACTTTCGCGGAGCTGGTCGACGGCGGCGAAGCCCGGCTCGACGCCCTGTTCGCCACCGTCCCGGCGCTCGGTGAGCTGGCCGTCGGCACGGTCTACGGCCACCTCCACGAGCGCCCGGCCCTCGACGCCCGCACGCGGGAAGCCGCCACCCTCGCCGCGATCGTCGCGGCGGGGATGGTCGGGCCGCCGCTGAGCGTCCACCTCCGGACCGGCCTGGCCGCCGGGCTCTCGCCGGCCGAGGTGGGCGAGGTCGTGGTCCAGACGGCGGCGTTCGCCGGCTTCCCCCGCGCGGTTTCCGCGGCCGACCAGCTGAACCGGCTCTTCGAAGGGCACGGCCTGCCGATCCCGCCGCCGCCGTCGGCCCGCGAGGTCGTCCTGGGGTACCTGGAAGCGCCGGGCGCCGAGGTCGCCGGAGTGCTCGCGGAGTTCCCGCGCACCGAGGTCCAGGCGACCGGACCCGACCGGGTGCTGGTCTCGTGCTTCGGCACCGGGCCCGCGCCGGGCGCCGTCGTGCACTGCGTGGTGGCCGGCGGCGAAGTGGCCTTCGCGACGGTGTTCCGACCCCGCTGA